From a single Kitasatospora sp. NBC_00458 genomic region:
- the glpX gene encoding class II fructose-bisphosphatase, with amino-acid sequence MTTQYPHNLPSALEVAPEAPDRNLALELVRVTEAAALAAGRWVGRGDKNGADGAAVKAMRTLVSTVSMNGVVVIGEGEKDEAPMLYNGERVGDGTGAECDVAVDPVDGTTLTAKGMNNAVAVLAVADRGTMFDPSAVFYMDKLVTGPEAADFVDITAPTAVNIRRVAKAKGIAVEDVTVVVLDRPRHQGLIQEIREAGARIKYISDGDVAGAIMAAREGTGVDLLMGVGGTPEGIIAACAMKCMGGVIQGRLWPKDDAERQKAIDAGHDLDRVLTTDDLVSGENVFFVATGITDGELLRGVHYRQETATTSSLVMRSKSGTIREVHATHKLSKLRAYSAIDFDRAN; translated from the coding sequence ATGACCACGCAGTACCCGCACAACCTTCCCAGCGCCCTAGAGGTGGCGCCGGAGGCTCCTGACCGGAACCTCGCCCTCGAACTCGTCCGGGTCACCGAGGCCGCCGCACTCGCCGCCGGCCGCTGGGTCGGCCGGGGCGACAAGAACGGCGCCGACGGCGCCGCCGTCAAGGCCATGCGCACCCTCGTCTCGACCGTCTCGATGAACGGCGTCGTCGTCATCGGGGAGGGCGAGAAGGACGAGGCCCCGATGCTCTACAACGGCGAGCGGGTCGGCGACGGCACCGGCGCCGAGTGCGACGTGGCGGTGGACCCGGTCGACGGGACCACCCTCACCGCCAAGGGCATGAACAACGCGGTCGCCGTGCTGGCCGTCGCCGACCGCGGCACCATGTTCGACCCGAGCGCCGTCTTCTACATGGACAAGCTCGTCACCGGGCCGGAGGCCGCCGACTTCGTCGACATCACCGCCCCGACCGCCGTCAACATCCGCCGGGTCGCCAAGGCCAAGGGCATCGCCGTCGAGGACGTGACCGTGGTCGTCCTCGACCGCCCGCGCCACCAGGGCCTCATCCAGGAGATCCGCGAGGCGGGCGCCCGCATCAAGTACATCTCCGACGGGGACGTCGCCGGCGCCATCATGGCCGCCCGCGAGGGCACCGGCGTCGACCTGCTGATGGGCGTCGGCGGCACCCCCGAGGGCATCATCGCGGCCTGCGCGATGAAGTGCATGGGCGGCGTGATCCAGGGCCGCCTGTGGCCCAAGGACGACGCCGAGCGCCAGAAGGCCATCGACGCCGGCCACGACCTCGACCGCGTGCTCACCACCGACGACCTGGTCAGCGGCGAGAACGTGTTCTTCGTCGCGACCGGCATCACCGACGGCGAGCTGCTGCGCGGCGTGCACTACCGCCAGGAGACCGCCACCACCAGCTCGCTGGTGATGCGCTCCAAGAGCGGCACCATCCGGGAGGTCCACGCCACCCACAAGCTGTCCAAGCTGCGGGCCTACAGCGCGATCGACTTCGACCGCGCCAACTGA
- a CDS encoding DUF1707 SHOCT-like domain-containing protein: MTKQAPQPPARTGHAPVAEAELRASDADRERVAELLRDAYAEGRLDVDEHAERIEAAYSAKTLGDLAPLTRDLPLDREVSFEKPPLGSPAAGAGSRPSGPVRLPARSEAPTMLAVFGGASRKGRWRVGSSLRAVAIFGGVEIDLTDAVFESPEVVIDVVAIFGGVEIKVPENVSLHGSGVGIFGGFDVKEQTAADPYAPVVRVKGTAVFGGCEAKPRKGKKLKEWVRKQLGAD; the protein is encoded by the coding sequence ATGACCAAGCAGGCGCCGCAGCCGCCCGCCCGGACCGGCCACGCGCCGGTGGCGGAGGCCGAGTTGCGGGCCTCGGACGCCGACCGGGAGCGGGTGGCGGAGCTGCTGCGCGACGCCTACGCCGAGGGGCGGCTCGACGTCGACGAGCACGCCGAGCGGATCGAGGCGGCCTACTCCGCCAAGACCCTCGGCGACCTCGCGCCGCTGACCCGGGACCTCCCGCTGGACCGGGAGGTCTCCTTCGAGAAGCCGCCGCTGGGCTCCCCGGCGGCGGGCGCCGGATCCCGGCCGTCCGGCCCGGTGCGGCTGCCGGCCCGTTCGGAGGCGCCGACCATGCTGGCGGTCTTCGGCGGGGCGTCCCGCAAGGGCCGGTGGCGGGTGGGTTCGAGCCTGCGGGCGGTGGCGATCTTCGGCGGGGTGGAGATCGACCTGACCGACGCCGTCTTCGAGTCGCCCGAGGTGGTGATCGACGTGGTGGCGATCTTCGGCGGGGTGGAGATCAAGGTGCCGGAGAACGTCAGCCTGCACGGCAGCGGCGTCGGCATCTTCGGGGGCTTCGACGTCAAGGAGCAGACCGCGGCCGATCCGTACGCGCCGGTGGTGCGGGTGAAGGGCACCGCGGTGTTCGGCGGCTGCGAGGCGAAGCCGCGCAAGGGCAAGAAGCTCAAGGAGTGGGTGCGCAAGCAGCTCGGCGCCGACTGA
- a CDS encoding WhiB family transcriptional regulator, protein MAAAQLLERRPAPQPVGEDNPWHTAAACRRDEVGLFFAPSKEPTAARLSREEQAKQVCARCPVLLECREHALAQPEPYGVWGGLTAAERRVVLARRRRRDVELCETARVPVPRRRIAG, encoded by the coding sequence GTGGCCGCGGCACAGCTGCTGGAGCGGCGTCCGGCCCCGCAGCCGGTGGGCGAGGACAATCCGTGGCACACCGCCGCGGCCTGCCGGCGGGACGAGGTGGGCCTGTTCTTCGCGCCGTCCAAGGAGCCGACGGCCGCCCGGCTGTCGCGCGAGGAGCAGGCGAAGCAGGTCTGTGCCCGCTGCCCCGTGCTGCTGGAGTGCCGGGAGCACGCGCTGGCGCAGCCGGAGCCGTACGGGGTGTGGGGCGGTCTGACGGCGGCCGAGCGGCGGGTGGTGCTGGCGCGCCGCCGCCGCCGGGACGTCGAGCTGTGCGAGACGGCCCGGGTGCCGGTCCCGCGCCGCCGGATCGCCGGATGA
- a CDS encoding fumarate hydratase, whose protein sequence is MAPTPDFEYSDLLPLGADPTPYRKLTSEGVSTFEAGGRTFLQVEPEALRLLTAEAMHDISHYLRPAHLAQLRRILDDPEASPNDRFVALDLLKNVNISAGGILPMCQDTGTAIVMGKRGQDVLTSGGDEAAIARGVYDAYTKLNLRYSQMAPVTMWDERNTGNNLPAQIELYATDGGAYKFLFMAKGGGSANKSYLYQETKAILNEASMLSFLEQKIRSLGTAACPPYHLAIVIGGTSAEFALKTAKYASAHYLDNLPTEGDAKTGHGFRDLELEAKVTELTQKIGIGAQFGGKYFCHDVRVVRLPRHGASLPVAMAVSCSADRQALGKITAEGVFLEQLETDPAKYLPDTTDEHLDDDVVRIDLDQPMSSIRAELSKYPVKTRLSLTGTLVVARDIAHAKIKERLDAGEGMPKYLQDHPVYYAGPAKTPEGFASGSFGPTTAGRMDSYVDQFQAAGGSMVMLAKGNRSKQVTDACAQHGGFYLGSIGGPAARLAQDCIKKVEVLEYAELGMEAVWRIEVEDFPAFIVVDDKGNDFFRETTEGPLITSLRVRSKE, encoded by the coding sequence ATGGCTCCCACGCCAGACTTCGAGTACAGCGACCTGCTCCCCCTGGGCGCTGACCCGACCCCCTACCGCAAGCTCACCTCCGAGGGTGTCTCCACCTTCGAGGCCGGCGGGCGCACCTTCCTCCAGGTCGAGCCCGAGGCCCTGCGGCTGCTCACCGCCGAGGCGATGCACGACATCTCGCACTACCTCCGCCCCGCCCACCTCGCCCAGCTTCGCCGCATCCTGGACGACCCGGAGGCCAGCCCCAACGACCGCTTCGTCGCGCTGGACCTGCTGAAGAACGTCAACATCTCGGCCGGCGGCATCCTGCCCATGTGCCAGGACACCGGCACCGCCATCGTGATGGGCAAGCGCGGCCAGGACGTCCTGACCTCCGGCGGCGACGAGGCCGCCATCGCGCGCGGCGTGTACGACGCGTACACCAAGCTCAACCTGCGCTACTCCCAGATGGCCCCGGTCACCATGTGGGACGAGAGGAACACCGGCAACAACCTGCCGGCGCAGATCGAGCTCTACGCCACCGACGGCGGCGCCTACAAGTTCCTCTTCATGGCCAAGGGCGGCGGCTCGGCCAACAAGTCGTACCTGTACCAGGAGACCAAGGCGATCCTGAACGAGGCGAGCATGCTCTCGTTCCTGGAGCAGAAGATCCGCTCGCTGGGCACCGCCGCCTGCCCGCCGTACCACCTGGCGATCGTGATCGGCGGCACCAGCGCCGAGTTCGCGCTGAAGACCGCCAAGTACGCCTCCGCGCACTACCTCGACAACCTGCCGACCGAGGGCGACGCGAAGACCGGGCACGGCTTCCGGGACCTCGAACTGGAGGCCAAGGTCACCGAGCTCACCCAGAAGATCGGCATCGGCGCCCAGTTCGGCGGCAAGTACTTCTGCCACGACGTCCGCGTCGTGCGCCTGCCGCGCCACGGCGCCTCGCTGCCCGTCGCGATGGCCGTCTCCTGCTCGGCCGACCGCCAGGCGCTCGGCAAGATCACCGCCGAGGGCGTCTTCCTGGAGCAGCTGGAGACCGACCCGGCCAAGTACCTGCCGGACACCACCGACGAACACCTCGACGACGACGTGGTCCGCATCGACCTCGACCAGCCGATGTCCTCGATCCGGGCCGAGCTGTCCAAGTACCCGGTGAAGACCCGGCTCTCGCTCACCGGCACGCTCGTCGTCGCCCGCGACATCGCGCACGCCAAGATCAAGGAGCGGCTGGACGCGGGCGAGGGCATGCCCAAGTACCTCCAGGACCACCCGGTGTACTACGCCGGCCCGGCCAAGACCCCCGAGGGCTTCGCCTCCGGCTCCTTCGGCCCGACCACGGCCGGCCGGATGGACTCCTACGTCGACCAGTTCCAGGCCGCCGGCGGCTCGATGGTCATGCTGGCCAAGGGCAACCGCTCCAAGCAGGTCACCGACGCCTGCGCCCAGCACGGCGGCTTCTACCTCGGCTCCATCGGCGGCCCGGCCGCCCGCCTCGCCCAGGACTGCATCAAGAAGGTCGAGGTCCTGGAGTACGCGGAGCTGGGCATGGAGGCCGTCTGGCGCATCGAGGTCGAGGACTTCCCGGCGTTCATCGTGGTGGACGACAAGGGCAACGACTTCTTCCGCGAGACCACCGAGGGCCCGCTGATCACCAGCCTGCGGGTCCGCTCCAAGGAGTAG
- a CDS encoding malonic semialdehyde reductase: MTTDALVLDAAAQDLLFREARTANTFTDEPVSDEQIQAIYELVKFGPTALNQQPLRVVLVRSAEGRERLVQHLSDGNKAKTAAAPLTAILAVDNEFHEELPTLFPHFPQAKDAFFAERPVREASAQMNGALQAGYFIVGVRAAGLAAGPMTGYDAEGINKEFFADGEHSVLAVVNIGKPGENAWYPRSPRLSFEQVVTTV; encoded by the coding sequence ATGACCACCGACGCCCTGGTTCTCGACGCCGCCGCCCAGGACCTGCTGTTCCGCGAGGCCCGCACCGCCAACACCTTCACCGACGAGCCGGTCTCCGACGAGCAGATCCAGGCCATCTACGAGCTGGTCAAGTTCGGCCCGACCGCCCTGAACCAGCAGCCGCTGCGCGTCGTCCTGGTCCGCTCCGCCGAGGGCCGCGAGCGCCTGGTCCAGCACCTGTCGGACGGCAACAAGGCCAAGACCGCCGCTGCGCCGCTGACCGCCATCCTCGCCGTGGACAACGAGTTCCACGAGGAGCTGCCGACCCTCTTCCCGCACTTCCCGCAGGCCAAGGACGCGTTCTTCGCCGAGCGCCCGGTCCGCGAGGCCTCCGCCCAGATGAACGGCGCCCTGCAGGCCGGCTACTTCATCGTCGGCGTCCGCGCCGCCGGCCTGGCCGCCGGCCCGATGACCGGCTACGACGCCGAGGGCATCAACAAGGAGTTCTTCGCCGACGGCGAGCACTCGGTGCTGGCCGTGGTGAACATCGGCAAGCCGGGCGAGAACGCCTGGTACCCGCGCTCCCCGCGCCTCTCCTTCGAGCAGGTCGTCACCACCGTCTGA
- a CDS encoding AfsR/SARP family transcriptional regulator, which translates to MEFRETPPAPALRFQVLGPVQAWLDGRQLALGSPQQQAVLTTLLLHGGRPVTTQDLVDGLWGDRPPAQAIAALRTYVSRLRTVIDPRREVRAPSELLVSVADGYALHIPGRALDVTVFEQLTAEAATARSAGDLDRAHGLLVRALALFAGRPLTGVPGPYADAQRLRLAERQITVSEDRCTVALDIGLHAEVVGELNSLTAEHPLRERLRELLMLALYRCGRQAEALGVYTDTRKLLIDELGVEPGAGLSAMHSRILAADPALTLPAVTVPPPVTREDGPAAPPAPAQLPADVSDFSGRSEMVADLSTVLMNATGQAVVVTSLAGIGGVGKTTLAVHVAHRVRAEFPDGQLYVDLRGAGASPADPAVVLGDFLHALGVTDNPDSLEQRAALYRSLLASRRMLILLDNAQDAEQIRPLIPGVSGCAVLATSRSRLAGIPGAHLVDVEELTPEEALALFSAIVGEQRVAAEPDAAMAVVTACGFLPLAVRIAAARLASRPRWSVSDLARRLADQRRRLDELQLGNLAVETTIGLGYGQLSPAEARAFRLLSVVDSPDLPLAAVTALLGVGETEAEDLAEALVEANMLETFSPGRYRYHDLLRLYAQRQNERTGDACEQQAAVRRLLDLLLATVRNAAQAVEPDDQLPEPLNAPESVGIPLITSDFAQEWLRTETALLLSSVEAAVQGPGELLRPAVDLLIVLNSQVEDPTHGLRVRRMLETAERSAEEYADSAALARVHFAFGTLQSITNDFQSAEQSLRRSLDLQDAENMTILRSMAANDLGIVLSLASRPAEALPFFELALAISRVVGAPIGEARLLGNMARAQLGLGMIETAVRSVTDAVATARASKNGPCLADTLYQLGVVLSSTDDPATAAEHLRESHRLYRSQQNRLREGYTLARLSSSLLAAGLQAEAAEAAEESLAIGHEMDSAYCQGLANAALGEALLGLAQPARGLACLREAHAVFTRLGVPEASPVADLISQQHTEPLSPPAP; encoded by the coding sequence ATGGAGTTTCGGGAGACGCCGCCTGCACCGGCGCTGCGCTTCCAGGTACTCGGTCCGGTCCAGGCTTGGCTCGACGGCAGACAACTCGCACTCGGCTCCCCCCAGCAGCAGGCCGTGCTGACCACCCTCCTGCTGCACGGCGGACGCCCGGTCACCACCCAGGACCTGGTCGACGGCCTCTGGGGCGACCGCCCGCCCGCCCAGGCCATCGCGGCGCTGCGGACCTACGTCTCCCGGCTGCGCACCGTCATCGACCCCCGCCGCGAGGTGCGGGCGCCCTCCGAACTGCTGGTCTCGGTCGCCGACGGCTACGCCCTGCACATCCCGGGCCGGGCCCTCGACGTCACCGTCTTCGAACAGCTCACCGCCGAGGCCGCGACCGCCCGGAGCGCCGGCGACCTCGACCGGGCCCACGGGCTGCTGGTCCGAGCGCTCGCCCTGTTCGCCGGCCGGCCGCTCACCGGCGTCCCGGGCCCGTACGCCGACGCGCAGCGGCTCCGCCTCGCCGAACGGCAGATCACCGTCTCCGAGGACCGCTGCACGGTCGCGCTCGACATCGGCCTGCACGCCGAGGTGGTCGGCGAACTGAACTCGCTCACCGCCGAACACCCGCTCCGCGAACGGCTGCGCGAACTCCTGATGCTCGCGCTCTACCGGTGCGGACGGCAGGCGGAGGCCCTCGGCGTCTACACCGACACCCGCAAGCTGCTGATCGACGAACTCGGCGTCGAGCCGGGCGCCGGGCTCTCCGCGATGCACTCGCGCATCCTCGCCGCCGACCCCGCGCTGACCCTGCCGGCCGTCACCGTCCCGCCGCCCGTGACCCGCGAGGACGGACCCGCCGCACCGCCCGCGCCGGCCCAGCTCCCGGCCGACGTCTCGGACTTCAGCGGCCGCTCCGAGATGGTGGCCGACCTCTCCACCGTGCTGATGAACGCCACCGGCCAGGCCGTGGTCGTCACCTCCCTGGCCGGCATCGGCGGCGTCGGCAAGACCACCCTCGCCGTGCACGTCGCCCACCGCGTCCGCGCCGAGTTCCCGGACGGGCAGCTGTACGTCGACCTCCGCGGCGCGGGCGCCTCGCCCGCCGACCCGGCGGTGGTGCTCGGCGACTTCCTGCACGCCCTCGGCGTCACCGACAACCCCGACTCGCTGGAGCAACGCGCCGCCCTCTACCGGTCGTTGCTCGCCAGCCGGCGGATGCTCATCCTGCTCGACAACGCCCAGGACGCCGAGCAGATCCGCCCGCTCATCCCCGGTGTCTCCGGCTGCGCGGTGCTCGCCACCAGCCGCTCCCGGCTGGCCGGAATCCCGGGCGCGCACCTGGTGGACGTCGAGGAGCTGACGCCCGAGGAGGCGCTCGCGCTCTTCTCCGCCATCGTCGGCGAACAGCGCGTCGCCGCCGAACCCGACGCGGCCATGGCCGTGGTGACGGCCTGCGGCTTCCTGCCGCTCGCCGTCCGCATCGCCGCCGCCCGGCTCGCCAGCCGGCCCCGGTGGAGCGTCTCGGACCTCGCCCGCCGCTTAGCCGACCAACGGCGCCGCCTCGACGAACTCCAGCTGGGCAACCTCGCCGTGGAGACCACGATCGGGCTCGGCTACGGACAGCTCTCCCCCGCCGAGGCCCGGGCCTTCCGCCTGCTCTCGGTCGTGGACTCGCCCGACCTGCCGCTGGCGGCGGTGACGGCGCTGCTCGGTGTCGGCGAGACCGAGGCGGAGGACCTCGCCGAGGCGCTGGTCGAGGCCAACATGCTGGAGACCTTCTCGCCGGGCCGCTACCGGTACCACGACCTGCTCCGGCTCTACGCGCAGCGGCAGAACGAGCGGACCGGGGACGCCTGCGAACAGCAGGCCGCCGTACGGCGCCTGCTCGACCTGCTGCTCGCGACCGTCCGCAACGCGGCGCAGGCCGTCGAGCCCGACGACCAGCTGCCCGAGCCGCTCAACGCGCCGGAGTCGGTCGGCATCCCGCTGATCACCAGCGACTTCGCCCAGGAGTGGCTGCGCACCGAGACCGCCCTGCTGCTCAGCTCGGTCGAGGCCGCCGTCCAGGGGCCGGGCGAACTGCTGCGCCCCGCCGTCGACCTGCTGATCGTGCTGAACAGCCAGGTCGAGGACCCGACGCACGGGCTGCGGGTGCGCCGGATGCTGGAGACGGCCGAACGGAGCGCGGAGGAGTACGCGGACTCGGCGGCGCTCGCCCGGGTCCACTTCGCCTTCGGCACCCTGCAGTCGATCACCAACGACTTCCAGAGCGCCGAGCAGTCCCTGCGCAGGAGCCTGGACCTCCAGGACGCCGAGAACATGACCATCCTGCGGTCCATGGCCGCCAACGACCTCGGCATCGTGCTGAGTCTGGCGAGCCGGCCCGCCGAGGCGCTGCCGTTCTTCGAGCTGGCGCTCGCCATCAGCCGGGTGGTCGGCGCACCGATCGGCGAGGCCCGGCTGCTCGGCAACATGGCCCGCGCCCAGCTCGGCCTCGGCATGATCGAGACCGCCGTACGCTCCGTCACGGACGCCGTCGCCACCGCACGCGCGTCCAAGAACGGCCCCTGCCTGGCCGACACGCTCTACCAGCTCGGCGTCGTCCTCTCGTCCACCGACGATCCCGCCACCGCCGCCGAGCACCTGCGCGAGTCGCACCGGCTCTACCGGTCGCAGCAGAACCGGCTGCGCGAGGGCTACACCCTCGCCCGGCTCTCCTCGTCCCTCCTCGCGGCCGGCCTGCAGGCCGAGGCCGCCGAGGCGGCGGAGGAGTCGCTCGCCATCGGGCACGAGATGGACTCCGCCTACTGCCAGGGCCTCGCCAACGCCGCGCTGGGCGAGGCGTTGCTCGGCCTCGCCCAGCCCGCACGCGGACTGGCGTGTCTGCGCGAAGCCCACGCCGTCTTCACGCGGCTCGGTGTGCCGGAGGCCTCCCCCGTGGCGGACCTCATCTCCCAGCAGCACACCGAGCCCCTCTCTCCCCCCGCGCCGTAG
- a CDS encoding Txe/YoeB family addiction module toxin — protein sequence MRSVHFDPDAWEDFLFWLGSNRRMAQRITRLIGEIQRDPFNGIGKPEPLKGDLAGYWSRRIDDEHRLVYRADEKEVKVLKARYHYQ from the coding sequence GTGAGGAGCGTCCACTTCGATCCGGACGCCTGGGAGGACTTCCTCTTCTGGCTCGGATCGAACCGGAGGATGGCCCAGCGCATCACCCGGTTGATCGGCGAGATCCAGCGCGACCCGTTCAACGGGATCGGGAAGCCCGAACCGCTGAAGGGCGACCTGGCCGGGTACTGGTCGCGCCGGATCGACGACGAGCACCGCCTGGTCTACCGGGCCGACGAGAAGGAAGTGAAGGTCCTCAAGGCCCGCTACCACTACCAGTGA
- a CDS encoding exodeoxyribonuclease VII small subunit codes for MADQEQNATTSPAAAPTADDALGYEHARDALLEVVRQLETGGTSLEESLALWERGEQLAKVCQRWLDGARARLDAALAAEEDGPAGATPGE; via the coding sequence ATGGCAGATCAGGAGCAGAACGCGACGACGTCTCCGGCCGCGGCCCCCACCGCGGACGACGCGCTGGGGTACGAGCACGCGCGGGACGCGCTGCTGGAGGTGGTCCGGCAGCTGGAGACCGGCGGCACCTCGCTGGAGGAGTCGCTGGCGCTGTGGGAGCGCGGCGAGCAGCTGGCGAAGGTCTGCCAGCGCTGGCTGGACGGCGCCCGGGCCCGGCTGGACGCGGCGCTGGCCGCCGAGGAGGACGGTCCGGCGGGCGCGACGCCCGGGGAGTGA
- a CDS encoding DUF4245 domain-containing protein, producing MRGRQSVRDMVLSMLAVGVVVWVGYLFLPHDADGDGVRTVEYKVAATSAKRAAPYPLLAPEGLPAQWRATSVSYNPASLGGGKGNAWHLGFVTPSGQYAAVEQSDAPRDEVLAATVAGGKPDGVSEAAGRTWERLQGTKSRALTVQEGGGTTVLTGTASYEELAELARALK from the coding sequence ATGAGGGGCCGGCAGAGCGTACGGGACATGGTCCTGTCGATGCTGGCGGTCGGCGTCGTGGTCTGGGTCGGGTACCTGTTCCTTCCGCACGACGCGGACGGCGACGGGGTGCGGACGGTCGAGTACAAGGTGGCCGCGACCTCGGCGAAGCGCGCGGCGCCCTACCCCCTGCTCGCCCCCGAGGGCCTGCCCGCGCAGTGGCGGGCCACCTCGGTCTCGTACAACCCGGCGTCGCTCGGCGGCGGCAAGGGCAACGCCTGGCACCTGGGCTTCGTCACCCCCTCCGGCCAGTACGCGGCGGTGGAGCAGAGCGACGCCCCGCGCGACGAGGTGCTCGCCGCGACGGTGGCCGGCGGCAAGCCGGACGGCGTCTCGGAGGCGGCCGGCCGGACCTGGGAGCGGCTGCAGGGGACGAAGTCCCGCGCGCTCACCGTCCAGGAGGGCGGTGGCACCACGGTCCTCACCGGGACCGCCTCCTACGAGGAGCTGGCCGAGCTGGCGCGGGCGCTCAAGTAG
- a CDS encoding GntR family transcriptional regulator, with amino-acid sequence MAGSSGDKQPKYQRIADTLKAAIDAGEYRAGDRLPGENDLMDVYGVARMTARQALGVLQSEGIVEARRGAGVFVRDFRPLRRRGIQRLAQGQWGSGRSIWSADIDRRTLVVDQVSVTEQGAPDHVARVLGVDPGAPMCVRHRRFVLDGKPVLLSTSYLPAVLVAGTAITREDTGPGGTYARLAEIGAKPVHFREEVRSRMPSGEEAARLELSAGTPVILICRTAFADEGQVVELNEMILDAASYVLEYDFDA; translated from the coding sequence ATGGCCGGCAGCAGTGGCGACAAGCAGCCCAAGTACCAACGGATCGCCGACACGCTGAAGGCGGCCATCGACGCCGGCGAGTACCGCGCCGGCGACCGGCTGCCGGGCGAGAACGACCTCATGGACGTGTACGGCGTGGCCCGGATGACCGCCCGCCAGGCGCTCGGCGTCCTGCAGAGCGAGGGCATCGTGGAGGCGCGCAGGGGCGCGGGGGTGTTCGTCCGGGACTTCCGGCCGCTGCGGCGGCGCGGGATCCAGCGGCTCGCCCAGGGTCAGTGGGGGTCGGGCCGGTCGATATGGTCGGCGGACATCGACCGGCGGACGCTGGTCGTCGACCAGGTCTCGGTCACCGAGCAGGGCGCGCCGGACCACGTGGCGCGGGTGCTGGGCGTCGACCCGGGCGCACCGATGTGCGTGCGGCACCGGCGGTTCGTGCTGGACGGCAAGCCGGTCCTGCTGTCGACCTCGTACCTCCCGGCGGTGCTGGTCGCGGGGACGGCGATCACCCGCGAGGACACCGGCCCGGGCGGGACGTACGCGCGCCTGGCGGAGATCGGCGCCAAGCCCGTGCACTTCCGCGAGGAGGTCCGCTCCCGGATGCCGAGCGGGGAGGAGGCCGCCCGGCTGGAGCTCTCGGCGGGCACCCCGGTGATCCTGATCTGCCGGACGGCCTTCGCCGACGAGGGCCAGGTCGTCGAGCTGAACGAGATGATCCTCGACGCCGCCTCCTACGTGCTGGAGTACGACTTCGACGCGTGA
- a CDS encoding type II toxin-antitoxin system Phd/YefM family antitoxin encodes MAISASDARTQLFPLIKKVNDDHVPIRITSRGGDAVLMSAEDYDAWQETIYLLRSPANAQRLMAAVARDKAGHPGVTRSTEELEALAGEV; translated from the coding sequence ATGGCGATCAGTGCGAGCGACGCACGCACCCAGCTCTTCCCGTTGATCAAGAAGGTGAACGACGACCACGTCCCGATAAGGATCACCTCCAGGGGCGGTGACGCCGTCCTGATGTCCGCCGAGGACTACGACGCCTGGCAGGAGACGATCTACCTCCTGCGCTCCCCCGCCAACGCCCAGCGCCTGATGGCGGCCGTCGCCCGCGACAAGGCCGGCCACCCCGGCGTCACCAGGAGCACCGAGGAGCTCGAAGCCCTCGCGGGTGAGGTGTGA